The DNA sequence GAAAGTTGCACGGAAGTTACgtacgaacgaacgaacgaacgaacgaacgaacgagagAACGTTTTTAGTTTCGTTTCACAAAAGACGCTTCGTTTGTATCTTCGATCCTTGAactttcatcaaaatcgataGCTGTTAAAGCGTTTTATATGTCCTACTATGATAATTTAGGGACTAGATATTTACACGATCCGAGAGATCCTTTTTCTACGTTATTTCTACATATGTTCGTCTGTAATTTAACATTGTCCGTCGACATGGTTGTCACAGGCGTATCGTCGATCTTACtctttcattgatttttaataacgtcGAAAACGTCGTGAACGTCGAGGTCGCATTCGTTCGGCTGGACGTCAGTTTAGGAAAGTTTTACTTACTTTGTAATATTGTACTCGGCTATAACaacgttcattttatttactttcattcgtgtttttctcttttgtttACACGTTCTTTTTCGTTGTTTTCCCGTTGAATGCAAACTACCCCACCCACTGGTCACCGAATGACCGAATTCGATCGATTGTTTCTTCACATTTTTCGCTTTCCATCGGCATCCTTTACACCTTCTCCTCTGGTTCCAGCGAATCCGTTGAGCAATCGTGGTAGAGAACAGCGAATAATCCCAAGAGGAAATGTACGCGAAGGAATAACGACTCGGGGTAGTTCCGAGTCGGCGTCGGTGTAAACCTAAACGATCGCTCGTTCACTGGTCGccgaacaaattatttcatcgtCTGTCTGTCCTTTTTTAAGCGTTTTAATTAGCGGCTCGGAACTGACTCGAATCAAGTCCACGTTCGATCGCGTCGCTGCTTTCGGGGAACGATCGACTGCGCTTCGACGCGACATCGAGGTTCGACGGTTCGACTCGATCAACAACGATGGATCTAATTAGTTTTTGGGATAAAAGTACCTACACACCGCTACTTTTCTTACATCTCCATTTTTCCGCCGCTACGATTCTTACGACATCCCAGTGACCGTTCGACACagtatttaataacaaatggtAAATCGTTTAATACGACAGATAGACGAATCGAGTTCGAGTCTAACCAATGTCACGAGGCAACGCGACGCTAACTGACGCATCATCCATGGTTTATCGTTAGATTCTAACGACAAGTCCGAGGCTTATTGTTAGATTCAAAGTTGTAACGGCGTTTCCGGAATGGAAATTTGCCGCCGCAACATTTAGGATATTGCACACATTACGCTTAACGTAACCTTATGTAAGTAGCTACACTCGAGTGGAACAACAACACTTTGCTCTGTTTAATGGTTAACTCGATTCATCCGTTTGGCTGTTACCGTTAATGGTAGACATTTTTCATACGGTATCCACACTTGCGCGATAGCCGAATTCtacgataaaacgaaaaaaacgagaaaaccGAAAAAATTGTCCTCTTGTTTACCTTTCGAATAACTTTacattaagaatttttaataaagatcAACACTTGATGGAACTAACGATCAACAATTATTTACGCAACTTGATTCGGTTCAGTTCCCCGAATCACTCGATATTACGATTTTTCTCGAGATCGAGGAGGAACGAGGGATACAAACGAACGCGGGTATGCgtaaacgagagaaaaagtttattatcgTAGATTTACGATAATTATTCGTTTAGCGTAGCGTTTAGCGTAGCGACGATAATAcgatatttatatcgatagaACGTTTAATCGACAAAACGAGTCTGCGAACGCGGCTGGTCGCGTTGCTAGTTAATTCGCTCTTACCAGTCCTTTTTTCGAAATAGTCCCTTTATATAGACATTTACCGCGTAATGTTCTATTCTATGCTtagaagagaagaagaaactttttgtaCACGTGGACCGGTCTCGATGCGCTTATTACCTTGGAACTTGGAACACGCTGCGTAGCCGATGGACCGAGCTATACCtcgatatgtatatatacaagtgtGGCGACACGTATAACTTTCAGTCGTGATTTAGTTTcgtcacacacacacacacgcgcgcgcgcgcgcgagtaCGCAATCAACGTTCCTCGAATTTGGTTTATCGAGcgatcaaacaaaaaaaaaaatgaaaagttagcGATGACGGACAAAAGCTACGGGCGCGTTCTTTTGCGCGACGCGAGCAACCGATTTAGAACAATTTTGAAGCAACCTGTTTTTATCGAACCTTtcagatattaattattgtactggtacgatttatattttattacacgtGTAAACGAAGAGATCCAAGTTATCGCCAAGTAGTCGGTGAAAATATTGCTAGTCTTCGACGTGGACAagatttatatgtatatcgccGGAACGGTACATCTCGATTAGATGCATTCCCTTTCACTACAAGGtaacgagtaacgaataaatgaaaattatgtgGTGGAAACTCGACTACATAGACACGTATATTTAAATCGTTGTagcagtttaaataaataggtGAATTCATACGGAGAATTGTATCGTTTACAGAACGATTCTCGCGttcgtatacatatgtatatctcCGATTTTAccatttcgaataacgttTTTAAAGCAACACCTTCTCTTTATCCGTGATTAAAATTATCGTGTAAGAATACgtaaactaattttaaataccaCATTATCGTGTTAGAGTAGCGTTTAAAGTACGTCGAAGCAATACTATTTATGCGATATTTTTTACGTCGAAAGATCTAGATAAAACGTCTTCTCCCGTTATCGAGTACACGAGATTTCCAACTCGAAGCGTATTTTCTAACAACGAGTGCGGACAAAGGCGGAAGAGTTCTCGAGGACCACCGAGAGAAAGACTACGGTCACCGAAAGAAAATGCACCGCGAGAACTTTTCTACCACCGATTCTCGACGAGAGCCTCCCATGTCAGAACGAAAACCCAAAATTTCACTCACAGACAATATTTTTGAGCTTTTGCCAAGTATTTGCCGAGCGATCCGCGTACCGGCTACACACCGCGCGAAATCCAAACGTATCCGTCGCAATGATAACACGATCGATCCGACGGACCGAAGAATCCTGAGAGAAGCATCGCGAACGCAATCGAAACCGACGATTTTCATACGTCCAGATATTTTTTTACCGTGCGTCTAGCTAGACTTCTCCAGACGCGGAGCAAAAGGAGTGGAAAGCCGACGGAAAGTCGGAACAAGGGGAATTATGGTTGATGCGCGCGGATGAAAACGGAAAGGAGGAAACGACGAAACAGGAAAATCCCGTATCCCAAGAAGATGATTTTTTACACACTTTTTCTACGACGCGTCAGAGAAAGGTACACGGAAAAATTGTCGGAATAGTCGAAACTCGATATCGAGAGGAGCGTGCGTGGCCGTGCGTACGTGTAAAAATCCAATGATAAAAACGAGCATAGAAATTAAAACGAGACGCGATTATGTCTAATAGAATGTTTGGAAGGAGAGCGGGTCAGAGAAAGTACAAAGACGACTCTTTTGCTAGCCATGCGAAATTACGATAAaaatcgacgacgacgaaattaattttgatatatacaTGGTGTtcaaattgttattttcaatgtaaacGGGCGGTCGTCGATCGAACCAAAAGTGAACGTAGTATGGGCCAACAGCTTTGTCAGACCTAATATAGTTTCCTTGTTAAAATTACCTATCAACGTACATTTGTATACACGCAAACACACATCCGTACACATTTGATCGCATCATCGTTTGATCCTAGCGTTAATCGAAATCTAAAGAACGAGTTACGGAATGGAAACGGAAACaatttgaaagaagaaaaaaaatggtggCATTCGTTgcaatcgatcgatcgcctTTCATCGTTACCGAATAACGAAAAGTGCGTTTTATACGATATGTTTATCGTAATACAACTAATTCGTTGATACCGATTTTCTTTCCTAGAATCTCTTCTTTGTCTATTTCGTGCAAAACTATTCGACGGATACCTTAGGATCGCGAAACTTTGTTTCGATTCCGCGAATGTGTTTAGCGTAGATATGCGAGATGCGAGATGCGAGAATAGAATTTCAAAGCTGGGACAATCAAACTTTTATACTTTGCGCGTCCTTTGATTTTAGAAGAAAcagttgcaattttttaaaaggttttttattttttaaataaatattcccgggtagaaataaaaggaaaaaataggATAGAACGTACGAGCTTTGGAATTTTAATCTGCGACTGACAAACGAAATCCGTGCGACAAGTTTCGTCGTTTCGATGTTCGACGATTGTCGCGTTGCTCGAATTCGTAAACAATTCGTAAGAGACAACAAACATAGGAAGAAAATCGAGAAGAGAATAATCGAGAGAATTGAAAACGCGGTGTGTAATTTTGTCTAGGTTCGTTTTCTTCTGCGCACGGTTCCAACATTTTTACCGTACCAATCAAACGTTCAGGTCTGCTGTAATTTCGTTGTATCGAAACGCGTACTCGAGGATGAcgcgacgtcggcgtcgccgAAATTTATATCTGTTTGCTGACCTTTGActcgttactcgaaatttcTGTATCTAAATAAAGCATTCCAGGCATCCCTGTTCGCTGGTCTGTCGTCCATACACCTACGTCGCGTCGCCCTCGTCGCGATTGCTTTCGAATTTGCGCTGTGATCGGCTTGACGAAAGCCAACGTATGTATTAGGAAAGTGCGAAAAAGTAAGGGAGAAGAAATTGGAGTATGAAAATCGCACGAACAAAAACGTCGTTGCAAACGGTTGAAATCGGACGGCATTCTTCGGGTTCGCGCAACTTTCTTTTCCCTTCTTCGAATAGTCTTTGGGAACTGTCGTTTGGCTCTCTTCGGTTCAACTGCATAGAGAATAGAAAGGACGCAAAGGTTTGCCTTTCAGAGAAACCGAACAACGCGAGAGAAGCGAAGACGTGTAAAATATCGTAGTAACGCAACACCGCGGCATCGAACGCGAGATCGTGCAATGTGTATTCGTATTCGCTATTCACTTCGACCTCGACGAGATACATACCTTCGTAATCGATTAAACGTAATCGTAGCTGTGAAGCGATCGATCGTTCTAGCTTAATTAGCCGATAACACACACGATAGAGTTTATTTTTTTGGTCgcagaaaatattgttacagGTACATACTATACTATACAGTCACTTGTATTTAATCCGTGTTGCGTGcggacgacgccgacgccgacgccgacggagTGGATACAGAATCGTCGGTGATTGGCGGGAGAGATCGAGAAACGAACCAAGAAAGAAGGAAGCGAAAGCGAGATGACCGCGCGGCGGGATATCGAATACCTGTATGTTATTATCGAGTGAGTTTGCGTAGCGAGCGTATACCGGAAATTCTTACAATGTTACGATAGAGAATAGACTGAGTCGCTCTCGACTCCTACGAGCTCCAATTCCAATTTGAAAAGTATCAAATAGAGGACAACCGGTTTGTTCGTCGATCGAATAAGTTCGTTTCACGGAAAGGAGTCGCGAACGAAAAATGTCTAACGATAAAAACTAGAAGGCGATGGAAGGGTGGCACGCCTCGAGAAGCAACCGATCGAAAATGCTCTCGACGCGTGGTGGCTGTGTTTAATCGCGTTTCGTTGTGCGTCTAACTTTAACCGTAACTCTACAAACGCGCGAAATTCCGCGTCGCTTTTCCGCTGATTTTTACGCCACAACGATAAACGAGGGAAACATGGAACGCAGAATCCACTGCTAGGAATTATTCCTTTCTGTGAGCAGCCGTTACGCGTGCAGTAACTCGGAACGCTCGAATACCGGAATGTGGAAGAGATCTAAAACGCGATCGGCACGATTACGTGTTAGAGTCGAATTGTCCAAGATCGTGTCGCGTTCCGTCTAGGCTGCTCAAAGTATCGAGTAGCTAATTCAACCGTTGATTCGCGGTATATTCTTACCGATCGAACATGGATATACTACCAGCGGTAGCTTCATCTTCGCGACGCGCGATTCTTTAATCGTAGTTCTCGAAATTTCTCTACTTGACGAACGATTAATCTCCTCGACTACACGCGATTCTTTCTCTATGTTCTTTCATACCTCACGGGACAAGTGTTTAGAATCTTTTTACAAAAGGTAGGAAATATCTCATCGTGCGAGCTAACGCTCAAAGAGACCAAGGGACCGGTAGAACGAAAAACGATCCTTGTTATTCTCATCTCGTCGATTTCGAACAATCGAAAGTATAGACGAAAGAAAGAATACACGAAGGTATCGTCGGTTGGTTCGCTGTTTGCCGAGTTCCTTGGTATCCGCGGATAAGGGTAAGGATAAGGATCGAGATCGAAACTGCTCGTACGCATTGCGTCCACGTTGCAGAAAATCAGTCCGGTCCCTGGCTATGTATTGTggcattaataaaattaagatcGTTTAAATTTAGCGAACGAGGCCGATACACGTGCGGTACCACGCAGGAATTATTATTCGCTCTGCTGTGCTCGCATTTTCATCGATCACTTGTCGTTAACATTAATGTTATACATTTCTTTGGTAGAAATCGTAAACAACTCCTGAGACTAGTAAGCGCAGATAGAATTCCCGTTatcgttaatataataaatcgtatcgtaaacgatatatcaaatattcgacgtgaattttctttttcttcttcgttttctttttcttttctctcgtttttttttttcttggctTGCGGGTTACGCGCAAAAAGTAATGTACCTTAGTCGGTAAATATGTTATCACCGGTAACGAAACCGTCGATACAAGCGCGTATAGAGAAAACGAAGTACGGAGAAAGATGAAACCATGTACGATCTATATTTCCATAGATCCACGTTGAACCGTCAGCGTCGGAATCGACGGAcgcaattattatattaataataactggaacctttttttaagtaattttgtaCCGATACCGGTAGTTTAAAAGACGGCTACAGCGGGCCGAAACTCACTTTACGCTGATGTACGTGTAGATGTATTGTATGTAACGTGACCTATCGCAAAGAGAATCCAGTGAAAGTGAAGAACGGGGGAAAAAGTTGTGTACCAATGGAGAAAagtagaacaaaaaaaaaaaactcagaCGACAAACATTTGGAGTAGGTATACCGGTACATGTGTTTGCATAAGTACGCGTGCAACAACATTGCTAGttacgaattaaattattccgcGAGACGTTTTCTCTCTGGTCGAACGCGACGatgatttaacaaaaaaaaaaagacaaaaacaaatacatcgGAAAgtgacaacgacgacgacgacgcgacgacgacgacgacgacaaaaaaaaaagttgtaaacACGCGTACGCCAACACACGGAAAACAAAGCGTGTTACGAATGTGACACTAGTAGGGAATCGTAATTTTTCATGCTCGTTTCTCGATCACACTACTCTAATTACCCAGATGTAATTTGTACTATGTaactattactatttttatgaatttttgtacatttttctaattattttttatgataacCTTTAGCGGAAAGAGTGGCGAGTCTGGCACCCAGCTTTTCCccgattagaaaaaaaaaaagaaaaaagtatataaaaaacagAGTGTTCAAAGATCGGAAAATTAACGGGAGGCGTATCGACATTCGAAAGaaagcgaacgaaacgaacgtgCTTTGCGATACGATAGCGACAGCGACAGCGACTACTCGAACTCGACCGCGACAGCGAGATCGTTTTCGTGATTATGGCTTGATAAAGGTGTCGAAGCAAAATGGATTATAAATTCGttctatatttgaaataagaGGAAGCGAGAGAGAGGTACGATGATGCGCGTAGATCGCGAAAGCCGATGGAACGCTACACGATACGTATCGAGTAGCGCAAACCACCATTTATCCGGAAATTTGTCTACTTGCCTGCCTCTCTATCTCTCTGTCTGTCTATCTGCCTGTTCGCCTGTTTGCCTGTTCACATATATTTGCGCGTTTATGTCTCGTTTAGTTTTAcctttacaacatttttcaaacgaaaatcATGCAATTTGCAGATACGAAAGTTTCAAGAGCTGAATAGCCAAGTCCAAGAagagacagagagaaagagagattggcaaacgataaataataaaaaaaaaaaaaaaaatagtgctGATTAAAACCAAAGAGTTTCGCTTATTAACGCGGAAACCGAATGCGTAAACCTCCTTCGTAATTTGACGACgtgtttgttaataattataagaatcaccttttctttttgtcttCAATTTGAAATGCTATAAAATAGATCAATTCTTTCATGGAAATGTAACGTTCTAACCTTATTTTCAATCCTCGGACAAGAATACTGTTTTATTGCACGATAATCCTGTCCATCGCTAACAAAATCCAATATCCTTTTCGATTCCAACACAACTTAGAATACATGTTTGCGTCAAAAATTAGATATATTCTATTAGATTTGTTTGAAGGGTAATCTATTACTGTGTAAGTATCTGttcaaaatggaaaatggTTGAAACCGATGCTGCGTCGGATGACGAACTTAACCGAGGTTCACCGAGATTGCCCGAACTACCGCATTTTAGTTGGCTGAATTTTTCCCACGTGGCGCTACGATCCTCTGAGTCCTGGTGTACACTCGTGGGATAATCACAGATGATGAATCTGTATTCAGGCCCACTCCTGATAAGTCAGCCGCGGAAGGATGGTATAGGCAAAATAACTCTTAGCCGTATTTAGGATAAAGCCAACGTGCTTTATTATAAAACTCTTTAACCTTCTTACTACTCTCAACAACGGTTCACATTGATTCACATGGGTTCACACAGTTCTGGGCTTCCCGGCAAGGCCCGCGCAGCACTTACTCCCCTCTCACAATCCGAGAGGAAAGCGAAGGAGTGGGGGTAGAGCCTTAAGGCGCGTCCCCACACACTGTACACATGTAAGCTACTCCGGCTACTCTAGGCAACTCTAGAGTGTAGAGTCTACACTGTGGAccaaagaaagtaaaaaacaaCCTTCTGTAACAGCAACGAATGAATCGTACAAGAGGAAAATAGCATTGTTGTACTAAAAATGCGTCTCACAGCTACActcctttattttatttcacctcGTAAAATACCGTATCGATATCGAGGGTACGTACGAATATGACTCTCTAATACttctaacatttatttaaaggttAACTTCGATACTATGCCATATAGGAAGCACCGTCTCGAAAGACCACCAActatgaagaatttaatacgACTTAGGAAGGATCTCGAAATACAGGAACAAAATATGCTATTACTAAGACACCCTTATCTCACATCTGAACAATCCACTGAGCACATGAAAGAAttcaaacaagaaaaatttgcCAAAGTATGGCAAGGCTGgcaagaagaaagaaatataagaTTTAATAAACGGATTACTATCGCAGATCGATTGAACCATTTAATAGTAAAGGAAGCATGGGATTAATGTATATCTTAATAGTTGTATTTTAGCTTATCATGTCGACAAAAGAATAATACCATTGCAGAAACTCTTCTACCTTTCTACGTATCACCTATAACATCCTTCTAAGTAAAACtccctattttattttcaaactcaAACTTTATTTCTATGTCAACAGAAGTGCATTTCAGCATCATGTTAAAATATACGACAAGAATTaacagttattttttttaaacataaatattaacctGTGGTAGCTTGTATTTATGGATCTACGATAGATACATTTTGAAATCGTTCGACCAAGTCTTTAGGTTTCGTTCTCATCCAACCAAACGGATTTTTATCAACCATTTCGTCCGTTAATGAATTTCCTTCGTATAGGAAATTTGCAAAATCCGACACGACAGGATCAGCTCCAACGCTACTCATCGCAATAATTTTACCATCTTTGATATAATATGCAAAGAATTCCAAATTCTCCAAAGAAccataaattcttattttatctgGTTTTCCATACCCTGAATACATgtgaattataatacaagtTGTTTAGCGtatatactaattacaagtcagaaaaatgataaatataccTGTGTATCGATAACTTTTTCCAAATAATGTTGTCCAGAAATATGGAACGCTATttaattctgtgctttttGCGCATATATTTAATGCTGCTATTTTTCCATGATAATGCGCTAAGGAATAATGACCTATCGCCGCTGAAGTGCTATCGGAATCGAATAATGGTGCGTACGCTATGTCACCACCGGCGTacacattttctacatttGTTTTCAAGTGCTAAAATTATGCACGAAACattatcattttctaaaatcaatatttcaaacgtttaTCGTCCTTTCTCAAAATGGCATACCTTATTCACTATCACGCTGCCGTCTTGTAACATTTCGATTGAAGAATCTTTTATCCAATCTGTGTAAAATGTAGAACCAATTCCAATAATAGCTATATCAGCAGGAAGTACCGTACCATCGGTAAGTATAACTGTACCGACGGTATCTTCCTTGTCTTCCTTCGCAACGAATTgcgtaatattatttttaaatataaatttgataccttgaataaaatattttttttattttctttatttaatgaGACAAAAATCGTATCACGAAATGAAATAGTACCTTTCGCTTCGAATTCTTCTCTAACTCTATTACCAATTGCTGTTCCAAAAACCGATTGCAGAGGTATCGTTCCTCTTCCTACGATGGTAACGGATGCACACTTACTAACACAATAAGCAGCTGCTTCCATACCAATGAAGCCTAAGCCAAGTATTACAATATGTTTTTTATCTGACAATTTGGAATGTATAGCATGAGAATCGGTATAATTTCTCAGCACATAGATATTAGACAGATTAATGCCAGGTATGTCAGGCATTCTAGGCTTGCTTCCCGTAcagatgaataaataattgtaagttAAGATTTCATTATTACTCAATGTGACAACATTCTCGCTCGTATTTAGACCTATAATGAATCGTAAGTAAAGTATAATTCGACTACAGGAAAACAAGTTACAGAGAGCATTATTACCTGTAGCTTCTAAACCGAGCTTCACTTGAATACTGTGATCGTCGTAAAATGATTGCGGTCTCAAGGCTGCTTGCTCGATATCAAAGTCTAAAACCTTAGACACTTTTACCCTATCGTATGGAACTGTGTTTTCCTTACAAACCATAACAATATTTCCAGTAAAACCTTCTTGTCGCAAACTTTCAGCACATGTTGCGGCAGCTGGTCCCCCTCCAACTATTACAACGGTAGTTTTATTGTTGGCATCCaatttagacattttttttacacgtcTGTTCAGATCTAAATCTTTACGGTTTGCTTTCACCCGTACAAGCCCTGTATCATCCACGTTTACCTATAAAGTCAAATTACATGTGatgtaataatacaatatttatataatgttccatatcgatgcaattatttattataatactttataACATGGCAAAGAATCTAAGCCTGGATAATCTTCTATGTCTCCTGTTTTAATGTTAAAGCATGCACCATGCCATGGACATCTTATTCTTCCATCTCCCAATGCTCCTGTATGAAGCAAAGCTCCGTAATGTGTACATTTTGTACCGATAGCGTGTAACTCTCCTTTTTGTttgattaacaaaatttttgttccagCATCTCCAAGCGGTAatagtttcatttcattttctttgatatcaGTTTCTTTGCACACCACATCTTCGATGTAATCATGTTTTTCTGGTTTACCTAAATTAATATGTCATCCAGATTACAGATAGAGTGAAATACCTATtctttatatttgaatatttttaaattgtataaaaatcacGATTCGTTTGCATACGAACATAGAGACGGTAAGTACTTGgatttaaaaatgtgaaatattgtatatcaAGGTAAACAGTAATCGTCGATCTACGAATGGACGATTGGACAGTCATTAACTTACAACTACAGCAACATTTTGAACTATTACGCGACGACctaatttcttcttttggtTTATTACACTCACTGCAAATATGAATCTTCTTTTCAGACTTTAATTCTGTCATTTCCGCTTTGTGTATCTTTAAACGAGCATAAGAAAGTGTATTACACGCTAAACGCGTGAAACGTTTCACAGTATACAAACACATAAGTGCTGTCAAAGTATTTTcctattataataaaacattattcATAATACTAAATTACTCGTAATGTAAAGAATTCGTGAGATTAACATTAGATTTGcatgaagaataatttattgcttGAAAAATATCAGTAGTAAAACTATTGTTCGGTATtggatatttaaatgtatgcACGAAGAATGTACGTCTAGTCCTGCGCGCGTAACTTTATTCTAATCGATGATTTGCAT is a window from the Hylaeus volcanicus isolate JK05 chromosome 7, UHH_iyHylVolc1.0_haploid, whole genome shotgun sequence genome containing:
- the LOC128880224 gene encoding apoptosis-inducing factor 3 isoform X3; the protein is MGANNCKGLLPGSSRITPGKLPKTGKPEKHDYIEDVVCKETDIKENEMKLLPLGDAGTKILLIKQKGELHAIGTKCTHYGALLHTGALGDGRIRCPWHGACFNIKTGDIEDYPGLDSLPCYKVNVDDTGLVRVKANRKDLDLNRRVKKMSKLDANNKTTVVIVGGGPAAATCAESLRQEGFTGNIVMVCKENTVPYDRVKVSKVLDFDIEQAALRPQSFYDDHSIQVKLGLEATGLNTSENVVTLSNNEILTYNYLFICTGSKPRMPDIPGINLSNIYVLRNYTDSHAIHSKLSDKKHIVILGLGFIGMEAAAYCVSKCASVTIVGRGTIPLQSVFGTAIGNRVREEFEAKGIKFIFKNNITQFVAKEDKEDTVGTVILTDGTVLPADIAIIGIGSTFYTDWIKDSSIEMLQDGSVIVNKHLKTNVENVYAGGDIAYAPLFDSDSTSAAIGHYSLAHYHGKIAALNICAKSTELNSVPYFWTTLFGKSYRYTGYGKPDKIRIYGSLENLEFFAYYIKDGKIIAMSSVGADPVVSDFANFLYEGNSLTDEMVDKNPFGWMRTKPKDLVERFQNVSIVDP
- the LOC128880224 gene encoding apoptosis-inducing factor 3 isoform X1 — translated: MCLYTVKRFTRLACNTLSYARLKIHKAEMTELKSEKKIHICSECNKPKEEIRSSRNSSKCCCSCKPEKHDYIEDVVCKETDIKENEMKLLPLGDAGTKILLIKQKGELHAIGTKCTHYGALLHTGALGDGRIRCPWHGACFNIKTGDIEDYPGLDSLPCYKVNVDDTGLVRVKANRKDLDLNRRVKKMSKLDANNKTTVVIVGGGPAAATCAESLRQEGFTGNIVMVCKENTVPYDRVKVSKVLDFDIEQAALRPQSFYDDHSIQVKLGLEATGLNTSENVVTLSNNEILTYNYLFICTGSKPRMPDIPGINLSNIYVLRNYTDSHAIHSKLSDKKHIVILGLGFIGMEAAAYCVSKCASVTIVGRGTIPLQSVFGTAIGNRVREEFEAKGIKFIFKNNITQFVAKEDKEDTVGTVILTDGTVLPADIAIIGIGSTFYTDWIKDSSIEMLQDGSVIVNKHLKTNVENVYAGGDIAYAPLFDSDSTSAAIGHYSLAHYHGKIAALNICAKSTELNSVPYFWTTLFGKSYRYTGYGKPDKIRIYGSLENLEFFAYYIKDGKIIAMSSVGADPVVSDFANFLYEGNSLTDEMVDKNPFGWMRTKPKDLVERFQNVSIVDP
- the LOC128880224 gene encoding apoptosis-inducing factor 3 isoform X2; the protein is MCLYTVKRFTRLACNTLSYARLKIHKAEMTELKSEKKIHICSKPEKHDYIEDVVCKETDIKENEMKLLPLGDAGTKILLIKQKGELHAIGTKCTHYGALLHTGALGDGRIRCPWHGACFNIKTGDIEDYPGLDSLPCYKVNVDDTGLVRVKANRKDLDLNRRVKKMSKLDANNKTTVVIVGGGPAAATCAESLRQEGFTGNIVMVCKENTVPYDRVKVSKVLDFDIEQAALRPQSFYDDHSIQVKLGLEATGLNTSENVVTLSNNEILTYNYLFICTGSKPRMPDIPGINLSNIYVLRNYTDSHAIHSKLSDKKHIVILGLGFIGMEAAAYCVSKCASVTIVGRGTIPLQSVFGTAIGNRVREEFEAKGIKFIFKNNITQFVAKEDKEDTVGTVILTDGTVLPADIAIIGIGSTFYTDWIKDSSIEMLQDGSVIVNKHLKTNVENVYAGGDIAYAPLFDSDSTSAAIGHYSLAHYHGKIAALNICAKSTELNSVPYFWTTLFGKSYRYTGYGKPDKIRIYGSLENLEFFAYYIKDGKIIAMSSVGADPVVSDFANFLYEGNSLTDEMVDKNPFGWMRTKPKDLVERFQNVSIVDP